From the genome of Streptomyces sp. V2I9:
CGCGATCGTCGATCCCGTGGCGAGGAGCCGGTGGACGTACGCCGATCTCGACCGGCGCGCCGACCGGCTGGCGGCGGGCCTCCTCTCCCGCGGCATCGCCAAGGGCGACAAGGTGGTGGTGCAACTTCCCAACATCGCCGAGTTCTTCGAGGTGATCTTCGCGCTGTTCCGGATCGGCGCCCTGCCGGTCTTCGCGCTGCCGGCGCACCGCGAGAGCGAGATCACCTACTTCTGCGAATTCACCGGGGCGGTGGCGTACATCGTCGCGGCCGAGCACGGCGGCTTCGACTACCGCGAGCTGGCGTCGAAGACCCGTGCCGATGTGAGGACGCTGCGGCACGTGTTCGTCGCCCAGGGGGATCCGGGCGAGTTCGAGGCGCTGTCCGAGGTGGCCGAGGACCCGGTCGGCTACGGCGGTCCGCGCCCGGACGACCTGGCCTTCCTCCAGCTGTCCGGCGGCAGCACCGGTGTGCCGAAGCTGATCCCGCGCACCCACGACGACTACATCTACTCGCTGCGGGGGTCCAACGAGATCTGCGCGGTCGACGAGAACAGCGTCTACCTGTGTGTGCTCCCGGCGGCCCACAACTTCCCCCTCTCCTCCCCCGGTTCGCTGGGCACCCTGTACGCCGGGGGCCGTGTGGTGCTGTGCCCGGCGCCCTCCCCGGAGGCGGCGTTCCCGCTGATCGAACGCGAGGGCGTCACCATCACCGGGCTCGTGCCGCCGCTGGCCCTCCTGTGGACCGAGGCCGCTCCCAACGCGGCACACGACCTCAGCAGCCTGGACGTCCTGCTCGTGGGCGGCGCGAAGTTCAGCGAGGAGGCGGCCCGCCGGGTGCGTCCCGCCCTCGGCTGCACCCTCCAGCAGGTCTTCGGCATGGCCGAGGGGCTGGTCAACTACACCCGGCTGGACGACCCGGTGGAGACG
Proteins encoded in this window:
- a CDS encoding (2,3-dihydroxybenzoyl)adenylate synthase: MSTQAAPAWPAEFAEKYRAAGWWRGETFGEMLRQRAEAHPDRVAIVDPVARSRWTYADLDRRADRLAAGLLSRGIAKGDKVVVQLPNIAEFFEVIFALFRIGALPVFALPAHRESEITYFCEFTGAVAYIVAAEHGGFDYRELASKTRADVRTLRHVFVAQGDPGEFEALSEVAEDPVGYGGPRPDDLAFLQLSGGSTGVPKLIPRTHDDYIYSLRGSNEICAVDENSVYLCVLPAAHNFPLSSPGSLGTLYAGGRVVLCPAPSPEAAFPLIEREGVTITGLVPPLALLWTEAAPNAAHDLSSLDVLLVGGAKFSEEAARRVRPALGCTLQQVFGMAEGLVNYTRLDDPVETIVTTQGRPISPDDEILVVDDEDREVAPGETGHLLTRGPYTIRGYWNAPEHNARSFTEDGFYRTGDIVRTTPTGHIVVEGRAKDQINRGGEKIAAEEVENHILAHPAVHDANVVAEPDPYLGERVCAYVILRSGEGPLKPVAVKRFVRERGLAAYKVPDRVEFVDAFPQTGVGKVSKKDLRNAAARTAAPSAPPVPSPTAAPASPSH